The nucleotide window tgatatgaaagtgctcatatgcctaaccatttggctaactactgttgaaccaactaggtgtacacatttaggtacggttacacaaacctaaataaacgtgcatttcatttgtatataacaagctaagttcgatctaacgattgaaagacattagcttgaatctaatcaggttttcatctaacggtgaatattgaatgctttgttactaaggtaacttagattgcaaatcctgatttggagactatataaaggagaactctagcaactgggaaacctaatccccacatatcctgtgtgatactagttgtataagctagagtttattctcctttaaccttaggtttctaccgagaccctgtaggttaacgacatgaagacttcattgggattgtgaagccaaacctaactattttctcagtagttacgtgatatgatcttgttgtttctatcgtaattgactgcaatcgtaagattggcttgagattaacttcttcgataggaaagatatgaaagtagtcacaaacatctccgtctcatcgtttgtgattccacaatatcttgtttcgctagtcgattaagattattgtaagttgattgatatttctaggttgttcttcgggaatataaatctggtatatcaattggttcatgttcacattgatttatcaaaagactgaacaaaactcgtaggtatttatgtgggagacagatttatctattcttgtagacttttctgtgtgatactgatTTTTTTATTCatgtctccgactttgggtcgtaccaactcttagttgtgggtgatatcagctaagggaatcaagtacgtagtatcctgctggaattagagacgcaaggagcgaaactgtaccttggatcagtgtgagattgattggggttcaactacagtccagactgaagttagtttttagtaggctagtgtctggagcggcttaatacaatatgtgttcaatatggactaggtcccagggtttttctgtatttgtggtttactcgttaacaaaacttctggtgtctgtattatttcgcattatattttgttatataattgaaatatcacaggttgtgcgttgaatcgatcaattggcaaatctaacctttggttcttgattgaaattgattgatccttgaacattggtctttggtaccgttcaagttaatttctcttgtattcaattagactcgcagattgcttgagtaagtattgaatcgataaattgagatataactccttgatatgctttttattaagattaagtctgactatctagttgattctcttaaaattatattggagttagtccatacagattgctaagagaaatattgggtgaggttgttagaccccttctTTTTCAGAACTGTTAGGTTCATTTCTCAAGTTTAGAATAAGATCTTGATGTTTTTTTAACGTTAATATTCAGAAGTTATTTTTATCTAGACTTAGATCTTGAATGTTTGAGTTTACAAAGTTTCTCTCTTTGTTTAAGACCAGGTAATTGTTTTTGATAGTGCCATTGCTTGTATCCAAAACAAGTCCCAGGAGTATTCTTGTTACAGGTCTTAGGTTTTACCGATTTATTCAACCCTGCTTCCTTGCGTTTTGATATATTCATATCAAGTGATAATTTTCCAGAGCAGTTAAGTTTATCTCTCAATTTCAGATTCTCTGCTTTTAACTTTCTGATTTCATCTTGACAGCCCTTAATGTCAAAAATGAGTTTAGATATTTATTCTTTCTCGAAACATTGAGAGGTCTCGATTTTCACAAGACGCTTGTTAAACTTTATTTTACGATTCAGATAATTTCATCTGAAATGATCAAGCGATGACTTAATTCCATTGATTTTGGATTCAAGAAACTGAGTTATCATATCTTCAAAAGAGAAATTTTGTTTGAAAATCGTAGGAGGGAGCTCTTCTTGAGTATCTAATGTTGAAAGAATTTCAGAGTCACAGACTTCTGCAATAGTTGCAATGTGATCTAACATACAATCTTGATTATCCTCGTCAGGGCAATAGTCAAGAGTGGCACTATATGCACTTCTTATCCACTGAACATCCTTAGTTGGAAAGTCTGGAGAAATGTGACCAAAGCCCCTACATTTGTAACATTGAtgaataatatcatcatcattccAAGTATTTTCACTTTTATGTGTAGAAATACGATTTCTTTTTGACAAAAAAGATTCTCTGTTTCGGTGTCTCAATAATTTCTTGGATtgttgagtaataagagacaaatgatgatttagttcAATTTAATCTTCAGCATTTAAATCTTCCCGATCTTGGGAGTCTTTCGGACATTGAGTTGGCGGATTTTTGATGGCTTTACAGGCCAAATTGTCCTTTTATTTAGACAAGTACTCCTGATCAAATATGTTTAGTTTTCCAACAAGAAAACTTCTTGATAAATAGGAAAGTTCGTTAGCttcaatgattgcatgcttcttataaTCATATCAAGATGGAaattatctgagaattttgcacactatatctttttcagaaatagtctctCCAAGTGAGAAGAAGCATTAACTatctcaaagagtttaatatgaaactctttaaaagtgtcgttgtcattcattcgaaggttttcccaatctgacgtaagagtttgaagtctagcttctttctctgatgagtTTCCATCGAATACAATCTGAAGATTATCCAAAGCTTCCTTTGAAGTTtcgcatgttgatacatgatgttgtagatcacgacttacaacatgtataatagcattcaaaccatctgaattctgctttgcaaaagCCTTTTGTTCATTTGAATAATCtattaagcgtttaaactcagttacCGAATTCTCTAGTTTCAGAcgattataaccatcgacgactaataaccaAGTATCAAAGTCtcttgattgaagaaaagatctcatagcatatttccaccataggtagtttgttccatcaaatctTGGTAGTATGTTAACAGAAATCGATTCatgtgaactcgagttcatttcttataggttggatcgcaccaaacacagattgttagatacaCTACACAAAATTCTCGGATTAGTAACAGCCATTCGTAACGACTTTATGGTCGTTATAAAATTCCCGTTACAAATGGACGTTACGAAAATTTCGTAACAGGCAGCAGTCGGtctaattttgaaaatttttcTAACAAGGCTAAGCCGTTACGAAATTTTTTATAGGCGTGCgagtcacacgcttggtcacacttggGTCGTAACACCTTTGGAATGTGTGTGTGCCATTCACATGCATGGAATTATGTTTTCCACCCATGATGAGTTATACCAGAGGATATTTCCTCCATTGGTGTGCGATTCACATGAGTGCTTTTGAGGATATCTCAGCAGTTCGACAGATCgggattcattttcatttttttcttttctctcttctgcTCCTGCTTTCTCCTCTCCTCTCAGgcgatgaaaccctagtttcatcacAGAGATCGTTGATTGCTGATGAATGAATCTGTATAGATGACGAGGGTGATGGTGTAATTATTGAAGTACGAAGGAGAACAAGTAGGAGTTTTAGGTTCATTGCGTGAGGTGATAAATCAGGGAGagagttagggttagggtttattcTTGAAGTGAAGAAATCATGAGAAGATGATGGATCTGTTGAGAATGCAGGTGATTCATGGCGGTGCTGTTAAATCAAGTGTGGATTCAACTTGGCAGAAATGGTAAGTTGATTTAGGGTTTCTCAGATTAGTTCTGGTTTGCGTGTAATTAATTTATAAATTGAATAATGTTTGAGTGGTTTGTTCTTAATTTAAGTATGGATGGATGTTTAGGGTTCTTTTTTGGATTTCACAGGGAATTTTGGTTTACTCGTTTCCCCAATTTAGGTACCAGGGTTTTCTGTGTTCAGgattacaaaagaaacaattgaagaTGGTGATAGAATTCGATTGATTATATTGTTACCGATGAGAGAGGAGTTAacatgtagaagaagaaggagttgAAGAAAAAATATGTGCAACTAAGGATTCAACATATgagattttcttttttgtaaaaAAATTAGTCTTTTGTTTGTTGATATATGACTATGTGTGTTTTAGTTGTAActattgttcttgttgttgttgcagaaTAAGAGGGGAGTTAGAAGCTAATGTTGCCTGCCAACTCTTTTGATGATTTAATGTATTGTTTGCTGTGATGGTGGAAGGAGGTATAGCTGAAATGGGTGCTTGTTTGAGTATTTGCAGCTGAGTTAGGTGGTGAATTGAAATTGCAGGAAGGATGGAAGGAGGTAGCTGAAATGGGTGCTTGGTTCTGGTGATGCAGTTTGAGGTCATAAGGAAGGATTTCTAGGTCAAAGAGTAGTGATGTTGTATTATATGATAGCAGAATGAGTTGCATAATGGTGGTTGTTTGGATGTGAATTTCCGGGAATAGCAGAATGAGTTGCAGCTGGGATTGCAACTAGATACAGGGAAGTGATTGAAGCTGCCGAATGGTGCTCTAAATGGATGTTGCTGTTGAAGCTGAATGGAGGCTGCAGGTATATTGATAGTTTCGTTTCCATTCAATTCTAATACTTATTTAACTGTGTTTTTTATAAAATGGATTGTTGAtttgatgtttttggttttgattttatagATGTGAAGAAGAAGTGCGAGAGTAGTTCATGGTGTAGTAAGCTGCTTGAGTAGTAACATTTATATGATAAGATGCTTGAATTTATAAGATGTCCATGGTTTTGTTTGTGTGTTTGAGTTTATATAAGTGGTTGTCTTACCAAGATCAAAGTTATATTTAAATGCAGGGAAAGTATGGAATTGTGGAGTTTCTGCTGTGAGATGGATGGAGGATATGAAGGATAAGGAAACGGTGGTTCTACTGAGAACGGTGTAGAAGCGGACATTACATTTACTACAGGTTTCTTTCTAAATTGGTACAACCTTTTCcttaccattttttgttttaaGCTGCAACCATTTAATAAAAATGTTTCTTGTTTTAAGTTGCATCCATGGAATTACAGGGTTGCAGCTCATTGAACACCTAACACTGGTGATAAGACTGTGTTCATGAGAATTTAGTCTTTAATTTGGTTGTGTGCAGGCATTCATTTTTCCATGTGCAGAAATTACCTTCATGTCATTTTTCCATGTACGGAAGGTCAGTGCTTGGTTGTAGAGAAAGCTTCGAGGTAACTATTACTTATGCTTCCTTACTCTTTATGATTGATTGTTGAGTATCTACTGCTTAGTTTGAGTAATGACTTGGTATCTTAATGGGATACATGACGAAGGCAGTGATTTCATATACAAGAGAATTCATGTTATCTCTAAGTGAATTGGAGGTTTGCAAAAAGTTTCTTGTCGGATTAGGCCAGGCTATCCTATGGCATTACTACTGTTTCTCTTTGTTTTATTACTTAAGTGAACCTTGTCGTAATGTCGGTACATACATATATAGAAGCATGTAGGAAATATACAAGGACCTTGTAAGGACGTGGTGGGTGATATGGCTCACTGGTCTTACTCTTTCATAAGTACCATTGCCTCGACCTTTGGAGCTACTTTTTATTGCTCTTTGTTTTATTGCTTAAGTGAACCTTGCCGTAATGTCGGTCCATACATATATAAAAGTAGGTAGGAAGTATATAAGGACCTTGTAAGGACGTGGTGGGTGATATGGCTCATTGGTCTTATTATTTGATAGGTACCATTGCCTCGACCTTTGGAGCTGAAGCCCCAGTTGTGAACCCAGATGGTCTTGGAAATGCACCACTACCCTGTGTCCTTATATTGGTCTAGCAATAACTATGTGATGATATTATAATTTCTGAGTGTCAGGTATACTGTGGACTTGCATATATCATGTAAAGGACTAATACTGTATTAATTTTATTTGTTCAATTTATGCAGCATTGTCCATTTTAATATCCTTAGTATGCCTTTGCTCATCTACCTGGTAGTTAAATAAAATTAATGTGGTAATATCCAAATGACTGAATCAACTTATACAGACTCTTATAAGGAAAAAGAAATGAGGCTTATTATCTCTCTATTTTTCTACTTACTGTTATTCCTTCATTTTCAAGGTtatcaatatatgtttgtttccgCTATGACTGGACTTCCAAACGTGAGATGGTTTGGTATTGAAGCGGACTATAATTTTCTCGTGATGGATTTAATTGGACCTAATCTTGAAAGTCTATTCAACTTCTGCAGTAAGAAAATCTCTTTAAAGTCTGTTATGATGCTTGCAGACCAGATGGTGGGTATTGAAAGATCACTCATTGTCTATTCTTATTCTTAATacctctttttttcattttttttcttgtatgtGTGGCAGGTCAATCGTGTTGAATTCGTACTCGCCAAATCTTTTCTACATCGAGATATTAAGCCAGATAATCTCCTCATGGGGCTTCGAAGGCGTGCAAATCAGGTTTgtgtctttactttgtaaatactTTTGTCCATTCTCCAACAAATGCTCAAGATAAGTTTTTGATGCATTGCATGCCTTTGCTTTCCATGTAGGTGTACGTTGTTGGCTTTGGTTTGGCTAAGATGTACAGGGATATTACAACACATTCTATATAGGTAAGGAGATAGAAAAGTTTAATCGTCTTGGCATTTGTACACAGTTCTAATAACATCtaatatattttaatatttgttttttagatttagAGCATTGTTTCTTTGTACATTAACTTGAATATATATGAAGAAAACATGTTAGGAGGCTTCCTAATCATGCCTAAGATTACCAGAAGTTTAACCAATAGCTGAAAACTTGTTCTGCTTTTTATCTGaattgtttatttttttgattcttcATCATATGGTATGCAAGAATTAATACTCACCTTGGCAAGCAGGTACAAATAAGAGTGTACTCATCAGTGAATACATGCAGGGTTGTGGATGCAGGCAAGATTATGGATGCAGCTGAAGTTGCCGAAAACAAGCTCTTTCTGCTTCATCCAAAAATGCAACCAAACTGGATAGCCATAGGTGAGGATCCTCAAAAGAATCTAAACAAGTAATTGAGTGATTTTAATGGTAATGTTTGCAGTCTTATTTGTTTGTGCATATTCTTTTGGTAGTGCAGATTGGTTTTCTCTATATCATGCATCTCTTTGCTTACCCGCAGTTTATATGTATCTTTTAGAGATTTGATAGTTCCTGAAGTAATGTTTCTGCATTGTCTAACACTTAACTGCAGGGATGGATGGGGCCAGACTATCCAATCTCCACTGCTTGGTTTTCTGACTGTAGGTCTGCTTTGATTTTGCAGTCGGAAGAAAGAATGTGGGTTACAATGCTAATACACGTCTCCACGATGCAGGAAAGAAAGATAAGATCATGTTATCTttgtaagtttgtaaatagtGTTGCTTATAGTGGTTTATGTTAGAAGATACTTAAGAACTTGATACTTAGCAACAAAAAGATATTGTACTTAGAAgaatttatttcctttttctGATATGAATTGATTGAATGTTATATGGATTGAATGGATGTTATATGAATTGAATGAATGATGAAACTATTGTAGTGTGAAAGATAGATTGATAGAGTAGAGTGTGGATGATGGATGGATAGGTGTAGGAATTGCGGCTTTTTTCCAGCAGAAAATAGACTGCCAATaatattgacctggtcaaaattggtcgACATTAACCAATTTGGACCAGGTTAACGTTGACTGGCAGTAAGTTTTTTAATGTTACGAAAACATTCGTAACGAATATCAACTGTTTCACATTAGTAACGGCTTGCGCCTGTTACTAATTTGCCACATAGTAACGACTATGGCCCGTTACGACATCGTTATTACAAAAAAATTCGCAAAGGCCGCTAGCTATTACCACTTGGAAAATTAGTAACGGCTAAGAGCTGTTACTAGAGCCATTACAACTAGAGTTCGTAACGGCTACACACTAAACCAAATTATAGGATCCGTAAAAGTAGTAAGCCGTTACTAAAATGGGTTGTAACGGATACTTCTTGTTGCAAAAGAGGGTATTACAAATTTTCGTAAAGGATTTGTGGCCGTTACGAATTTGGGTTGTAAATGCCCTCGTAATACGTCTGTGCCGATATGAATTTTCCACGTGGTAACAGCTAATGGCCGTTTCGAATTTTATTTGTAACGCCAGCGTCGTAACGCTTTTAAGCCGTGACGAACTTTTTTGTAACAGTAAAAAAATTACTGCCTGTCAACCTTGACCTTGGTCAAAAACAGTCAATAACAACCAATTTTGACCAGATCCATATTGACCGGCAGTTCATTGTCGGCCTGAAGTATGCCGGAATTCCAACTGCATACACTTCACATTATCCATCGTCGACACTCAACAAtagtttcttccatcaatatattcataaaatcacgttcaatcaattcatatcaaAAAAGAACTCAAAATCACATTAAGTTCCAAATCATTTTTACTTATAAGTTCAGCTCATACACTACATAGTAACTTACTCAAAGCTTGCAGATACTTCCCAAACAGTAATCGCCAAGAATTCTTCATCAAGTTCTTCATAATCCCTCGCTTTAAGTTCATAATGGCCAACCCATACTACACGAAACAAACCATAAAATCTATAAGAAAGGGTACCAAATTTATGAAATTTACAAGCATAAAAAACTGAACATACAGAGAGGTCACAGGCTCTCaacatggtattttgcacaaggCCACAAATTCCACCATAACCGAAAACTAACAGGGGAGAATGTAAAATAGTAATATGAAGCAAACCAAAAAAACCATGTTAAGACAGTGAAGTATAGTTTCTTGAAAATGACTAAAAATGTAAGAAGGATTGAATAACTGCACAACTGACATTCCGTAGGATGACAGTGACTTACTTCAGGCCATATGTCTGTAATGAACTCCACAATATTATAAGATACGCCTCCCTGGACGTCAAATTGATCCTTCTCAGTTGGCCctgaaacaaaatatttcagaattcataaaaatgaagAGCATAAATATACACCAGAAGCATACATAAACAGATCCATGGAACTGCATCATCTTAACAACAGATGCTCCTGGAATGGAAAATACATAATAAGAAACCTAAAGCATGCATTCAAAAATGAAGACTAATTACACTACTGCAAATGAATTAAAAGAACCCACATCATGGAGTTGCTTCGCCATGCAAAAGTACCCTTGACTTTTCATGAAAGGTTGAAATAAACTTAATAATAGAACAGAGAAGAAGTAACAACACCAAGAAATTAGATATGGGATGACATGAAGAGACTGTACCGCTTGAGTTCAGGCCATAAATTATTTAATTGGAGATCATCCAAGAAATGATCATGCTTCTATTAAATCACTGTGTGTTCCCGCCACATACACACACACACGCACAAGGAGTTAGCATAATAAGTAACAACACCAGAATGCTGTGAATTCAGCAATAAGATGCTCCAACACGCATAATAAGTTTATATTGAGAGGAGACATAGCAATGAAAGAAAATGCCTATAATGAGCAAAACTGAAATCACATTAAGAGGATGCAACCTCATTTTATTCTATCACAACACTAAGATCAAACGATAATACTCACTTGTTATTTCAGCACATCTACGAAGAATATCACGTAATGCctcaagaagatcaggcatgctAATGACCCTTGTCAACCCATCCAGAGATAAAGCTTCTTGAACAACACTAAGATCATCATCTTGAAGCCGCCTCAATATTGCTTGTTGGATAAAAGCAAGCTTCTGGAACACAAAATATAAGGGAGAACGAAATCAGGTAACTATATTGGATGGCGCAGAACTATTTGACCCCGGCAGAAATAATTCAGGAAAAAAATACAAATATAAGGGTATAATTACAGTATGTTAAAAGCCAAGCATACTAATGCAACACAGCAGCAAAAGTAATCATGCCCAGATCTCCATATTGGTCAGGTATAGCAGAAATAATCAGGATTTTAAAACTTCTTGCACAATAGAGATAAAGCGCCAAACCTGAGAGTCAGCAGCTCAGATTTCAAAATTATTGATTTGTCCAAACTGGATAGGGTAGAG belongs to Papaver somniferum cultivar HN1 unplaced genomic scaffold, ASM357369v1 unplaced-scaffold_98, whole genome shotgun sequence and includes:
- the LOC113346182 gene encoding uncharacterized protein LOC113346182, giving the protein MCGRSIVLNSYSPNLFYIEILSQIISSWGFEGVQIRCTLLALVWLRCTGILQHILYRVVDAGKIMDAAEVAENKLFLLHPKMQPNWIAIVGRKNVGYNANTRLHDAGKKDKIMLSL